In Streptomyces sp. 840.1, one DNA window encodes the following:
- a CDS encoding NADH oxidase — protein MAQPTGRHTVDLWSLHEDVLVEPDETGEDLVLRGRLGTERIRRPGPLIREALRRMELGPVLLANVDDRSEGTESAGGTYLVVLPTLRALSHLIVRTLGMITDRNGPLLSVSAVSRHAVFTPVGVPDRRLLKLPGGVSLTLEKAGFVLEAVGSPHRVQLHRPEAVWVVGLLAWPITPDAASAALPLPAEVTKAILEYLAAAGMVAPVRDEDEDWAAAPAEGDPGAFSSRGNPGA, from the coding sequence ATGGCGCAGCCCACCGGGCGTCACACAGTCGATCTGTGGTCGCTGCACGAGGACGTCCTGGTCGAACCCGACGAGACCGGGGAGGATCTCGTGCTCCGGGGCCGACTGGGCACGGAGCGGATACGCCGGCCGGGCCCCCTGATCCGTGAGGCGCTGCGGCGGATGGAGCTCGGGCCGGTCCTCCTGGCGAACGTCGACGACCGGTCCGAGGGCACGGAGAGCGCGGGCGGCACGTACCTCGTGGTGCTGCCGACCCTGCGCGCGCTGTCCCACCTCATCGTGCGGACCCTGGGGATGATCACCGACCGCAACGGCCCGCTGCTTTCGGTGTCCGCGGTGTCCAGGCACGCGGTCTTCACGCCCGTGGGCGTTCCGGACCGGCGATTACTGAAGCTGCCCGGAGGGGTCTCCCTCACCCTGGAGAAGGCGGGGTTCGTCCTGGAGGCCGTCGGCTCACCGCACCGGGTGCAGCTGCACCGCCCGGAAGCGGTGTGGGTCGTCGGCCTGCTCGCGTGGCCGATCACCCCGGACGCGGCCTCGGCCGCGCTGCCGCTGCCGGCCGAGGTGACGAAGGCCATCCTCGAATACCTGGCCGCGGCCGGCATGGTGGCGCCGGTGCGGGACGAGGACGAGGACTGGGCGGCGGCCCCCGCCGAGGGCGACCCGGGCGCCTTCAGCAGCCGCGGGAACCCCGGTGCGTGA
- a CDS encoding 2-oxoacid:acceptor oxidoreductase subunit alpha, which produces MAVQTTERAGEPPRRHAVGKTVRRLDRVIIRFAGDSGDGMQLTGDRFTSETASFGNDLSTLPNFPAEIRAPAGTLPGVSSFQLHFADHDILTPGDAPNVLVAMNPAALKANIADVPRGAEIIVNTDEFTKRPMAKVGYQTNPLEDGSLEAYNVHPVPLTTLTIEALKDFELPRKEAERSKNMFALGLLSWMYHRPTEGTETFLRTKFAKKPQIAEANVAAFRAGWNFGETTEDFAVSYEVAPATQAFPTGTYRNISGNLALSYGLIAAGRQADLPIYLGSYPITPASDILHELSKHKNFGVRTFQAEDEIAGIGAALGAAFGGALGVTTTSGPGVALKSETIGLAVSLELPLLIIDIQRGGPSTGLPTKTEQADLLQAMYGRNGEAPVPIVAPKTPADCFDAALDAARIALTYRTPVFLLSDGYLANGSEPWRIPETDSLPDLRVQFAHAPNHELADGTEVFWPYKRDPQTLARPWAVPGTPGLEHRIGGIEKQDGTGNISYDPANHDFMVRTRQAKIDGIEVPDVEVDDPAEARTLVLGWGSTYGPITAAVRRLRAAGQPIAQAHLRHINPFPRNLGDVLERYDKVVVPEMNLGQLATLIRAKYLVDAHSYNQVNGMPFKAEQLATALKEAIDA; this is translated from the coding sequence GTGGCCGTTCAGACGACTGAGCGTGCGGGAGAACCGCCGCGAAGGCACGCGGTGGGGAAGACGGTCCGCCGTCTGGACCGGGTGATCATCCGTTTCGCGGGTGACTCCGGTGACGGTATGCAGCTCACGGGTGACCGGTTCACCTCGGAGACCGCTTCCTTCGGGAACGACCTCTCCACCCTGCCGAACTTCCCCGCCGAGATCCGCGCCCCCGCAGGCACCCTGCCCGGCGTCTCCTCGTTCCAGCTCCACTTCGCCGACCACGACATCCTCACCCCCGGCGACGCACCCAACGTCCTCGTCGCGATGAACCCGGCCGCACTCAAAGCCAACATCGCCGACGTCCCACGCGGCGCCGAAATCATCGTCAACACCGACGAGTTCACCAAACGCCCGATGGCCAAGGTCGGATACCAGACCAACCCCCTGGAAGACGGCTCACTGGAGGCGTACAACGTCCACCCAGTGCCCCTGACCACCCTCACCATCGAAGCACTCAAAGACTTCGAGCTCCCCCGCAAGGAAGCCGAACGCTCGAAGAACATGTTCGCGCTCGGGCTGCTCTCGTGGATGTACCACCGCCCGACCGAGGGAACCGAGACCTTCCTGCGGACCAAATTCGCGAAGAAACCACAGATCGCCGAAGCGAACGTCGCCGCGTTCCGGGCGGGCTGGAACTTCGGCGAGACCACCGAGGACTTCGCGGTCAGCTACGAGGTCGCCCCTGCCACCCAGGCCTTCCCCACCGGCACCTACCGCAACATCTCCGGGAACCTCGCCCTGTCCTACGGCCTCATCGCCGCAGGCCGCCAGGCCGACCTGCCCATCTACCTGGGCTCCTACCCCATCACCCCGGCCTCCGACATCCTGCACGAACTCTCCAAGCACAAGAACTTCGGCGTACGCACCTTCCAGGCCGAGGACGAGATCGCCGGCATCGGCGCCGCACTCGGCGCCGCCTTCGGCGGAGCACTCGGAGTCACCACCACCTCCGGCCCCGGCGTCGCACTCAAGTCGGAGACCATCGGCTTGGCCGTGTCGCTGGAACTGCCGTTGTTGATCATTGATATCCAGCGGGGTGGTCCCTCGACCGGGCTGCCCACCAAGACCGAGCAGGCCGACCTGCTCCAGGCCATGTACGGGCGCAACGGCGAAGCCCCCGTACCGATCGTCGCCCCGAAGACCCCGGCGGACTGCTTCGACGCCGCACTCGACGCCGCCCGGATCGCCCTGACCTACCGCACCCCGGTCTTCCTGCTCTCCGACGGCTACCTCGCCAACGGCTCCGAGCCCTGGCGCATCCCCGAAACGGACAGCCTCCCCGACCTGCGCGTCCAGTTCGCCCACGCACCCAACCACGAACTGGCCGACGGCACCGAAGTGTTCTGGCCCTACAAACGCGACCCGCAGACCCTGGCCCGCCCCTGGGCCGTCCCCGGCACCCCCGGCCTCGAACACCGCATCGGCGGCATCGAGAAACAGGACGGCACCGGCAACATCTCCTACGACCCCGCCAACCACGACTTCATGGTCCGCACCCGCCAAGCCAAGATCGACGGCATCGAAGTCCCGGACGTGGAGGTCGACGACCCCGCCGAGGCCCGGACGCTGGTCCTGGGCTGGGGCTCCACCTACGGGCCCATCACCGCCGCCGTCCGCCGGCTGCGCGCCGCCGGGCAGCCCATCGCCCAGGCACACCTGCGCCACATCAACCCGTTCCCACGGAACCTCGGCGACGTACTCGAACGCTACGACAAGGTCGTCGTCCCGGAGATGAACCTCGGGCAGCTGGCCACTCTCATCCGGGCCAAGTACCTGGTGGACGCGCACAGTTACAACCAGGTCAACGGCATGCCGTTCAAGGCCGAGCAGCTCGCGACGGCCCTCAAGGAGGCCATCGATGCCTGA
- a CDS encoding 2-oxoacid:ferredoxin oxidoreductase subunit beta — protein MPDTMPIIGTNDLLRLVPKSEAKQSMKDFKSDQEVRWCPGCGDYAVLAAVQGFMPELGLAKENIVFVSGIGCSSRFPYYMNTYGMHSIHGRAPSIATGLATSRRDLSVWVVTGDGDALSIGGNHLIHALRRNVNLKILLFNNRIYGLTKGQYSPTSEIGKITKSTPMGSLDAPFNPLSLAIGAEASFVARTVDSDRKHLTSVLRAAADHPGTALVEIYQNCNIFNDGAFEVLKDREQAQEAVIRLEHGQPILFGTDNTKGVARDTLTGDLTVVTVTEDNKPQILIHDAHATSPTTAFALTRLADADTLHHTPIGVLRSVERPVYDTLMADQLDTAVELCGKGDLDVLLTGNDTWKVRTS, from the coding sequence ATGCCTGACACCATGCCCATAATCGGAACCAACGACCTCCTGCGACTCGTGCCGAAGTCCGAGGCCAAGCAGTCGATGAAGGACTTCAAGTCCGACCAGGAAGTGCGCTGGTGCCCCGGCTGCGGCGACTACGCCGTCCTCGCCGCCGTACAGGGCTTCATGCCCGAACTCGGACTCGCCAAAGAGAACATCGTCTTCGTCTCCGGCATCGGCTGCTCCTCCCGCTTCCCGTACTACATGAACACCTACGGGATGCACTCCATCCACGGCCGCGCCCCCTCCATCGCCACCGGACTCGCCACCTCCCGACGCGACCTCAGCGTCTGGGTCGTCACCGGCGACGGCGACGCACTCTCCATCGGCGGCAACCACCTCATCCACGCCCTCCGCCGCAACGTCAACCTCAAAATCCTCCTCTTCAACAACCGCATCTACGGCCTCACCAAAGGCCAGTACTCCCCCACCTCCGAAATCGGCAAAATCACCAAGTCCACCCCCATGGGCTCACTCGACGCCCCCTTCAACCCGCTGTCGCTCGCCATCGGCGCCGAGGCATCCTTCGTCGCCCGCACCGTCGACTCCGACCGCAAACACCTCACCAGCGTCCTGCGCGCCGCCGCCGACCACCCCGGCACCGCACTCGTCGAGATCTACCAGAACTGCAACATCTTCAACGACGGCGCCTTCGAAGTCCTCAAGGACCGCGAACAAGCCCAGGAAGCCGTCATCCGCCTCGAACACGGACAACCGATCCTCTTCGGCACCGACAACACCAAAGGCGTCGCACGCGACACACTCACCGGCGACCTGACCGTCGTCACCGTCACCGAGGACAACAAGCCACAGATCCTCATCCACGACGCACACGCCACCAGCCCCACCACCGCCTTCGCACTCACCCGACTCGCAGACGCCGACACCCTCCACCACACCCCCATCGGAGTACTCCGCAGCGTCGAACGACCGGTCTACGACACCCTCATGGCCGACCAGCTCGACACCGCCGTCGAACTGTGCGGCAAGGGCGACCTCGATGTCCTGCTCACCGGTAACGACACCTGGAAGGTGCGGACTTCATGA
- the fdxA gene encoding ferredoxin, whose amino-acid sequence MTYVIAQPCVDLKDKACIDECPVDCIYEGPRKMYIHPDECVDCGACEPVCPVEAIFYEDALPTEWAGYAVADREIFVPLGSPAGAASHGVFAEDHPTVVVEPVREPG is encoded by the coding sequence ATGACCTACGTCATCGCCCAGCCCTGCGTGGACCTCAAGGACAAGGCGTGCATCGACGAGTGCCCCGTCGACTGCATCTACGAGGGCCCGCGCAAGATGTACATCCACCCCGACGAGTGCGTCGACTGCGGGGCCTGCGAGCCCGTCTGCCCGGTCGAGGCCATCTTCTACGAGGACGCGCTGCCCACCGAGTGGGCGGGGTACGCGGTCGCCGACCGGGAGATCTTCGTCCCCCTGGGCTCGCCGGCCGGGGCCGCGTCCCACGGGGTGTTCGCCGAGGACCACCCCACGGTCGTGGTGGAGCCGGTGCGCGAACCAGGCTGA
- a CDS encoding AfsA-related hotdog domain-containing protein has translation MDIAPSPFAVRQTFGPRADDVDQHEHLPAPSPSASFLGPHHLVHCPDTPEAFVLASTEPVRQHFAFSTELPQDHPLFSDATAPFHDLLYPIESLRQTALFAAGRYFRVPENRRTLVTTSAAVVTDVAPWQRSRTGSQLGLDLDLTPTEVVKGVPRGMRCRASVSIDGAECGTAEARLLFLMPGVYRNHRTHGRQESEHSAQRNSGLPPGHATPAPSLVGRGSARNVMIGLPFDESEEGLTFPVDVPSAREVLPDAGHEVPASLFLEASRQAALFAAGELYGFAPSHTLLTNWRASFRGFAEPGLPLRCSVQPLGEQAGSELRRNASGQPVAELRLTFVQGSRVVSTVAASVLQIC, from the coding sequence ATGGACATCGCTCCCTCACCCTTCGCCGTTCGGCAGACCTTCGGCCCCCGGGCCGACGACGTGGACCAGCACGAGCACCTGCCCGCTCCCTCGCCGTCCGCCTCGTTCCTCGGCCCGCACCATCTCGTCCACTGCCCGGACACTCCGGAGGCGTTCGTGCTCGCCTCCACGGAGCCGGTCCGTCAGCACTTCGCCTTCTCCACCGAACTTCCGCAGGACCACCCGCTGTTCTCCGATGCGACGGCACCCTTCCACGATCTGCTGTACCCGATCGAGTCACTGCGGCAGACGGCGCTCTTCGCCGCCGGGCGGTACTTCCGGGTGCCGGAGAACCGGCGCACGCTCGTCACCACCAGCGCGGCGGTGGTCACCGATGTGGCTCCGTGGCAGCGTTCCCGGACCGGCAGCCAGCTCGGCCTCGACCTCGACCTGACACCGACCGAGGTCGTGAAGGGCGTACCGCGCGGGATGCGGTGCCGTGCGTCGGTGAGCATCGACGGTGCGGAGTGCGGCACGGCCGAGGCACGGCTCCTGTTCCTGATGCCGGGGGTGTACCGCAACCACCGCACGCACGGCCGGCAGGAGAGCGAGCACTCCGCTCAGCGCAACAGCGGACTGCCACCGGGGCACGCCACCCCCGCGCCCTCGCTGGTCGGCCGGGGCTCGGCACGCAACGTCATGATCGGGCTGCCGTTCGACGAGTCGGAGGAAGGGCTGACGTTCCCGGTGGACGTGCCCTCGGCCAGGGAGGTCCTGCCGGACGCGGGACACGAGGTGCCCGCCTCGCTCTTCCTGGAGGCATCCCGCCAGGCGGCGCTGTTCGCCGCCGGTGAGCTCTACGGCTTCGCGCCCTCCCACACCCTGCTGACGAACTGGCGTGCGTCCTTCCGCGGCTTCGCCGAACCGGGGCTGCCGCTGCGCTGCTCCGTACAGCCGCTCGGTGAACAGGCAGGGTCCGAGCTGCGCCGCAATGCCTCCGGGCAGCCCGTCGCGGAGCTGCGGCTGACCTTCGTCCAGGGTTCCCGCGTGGTGTCGACCGTGGCCGCATCCGTCCTGCAGATCTGCTGA
- a CDS encoding AfsR/SARP family transcriptional regulator, with the protein MRFHVLGPVRMEQRTPSAAKPRVVLATLLVQGNNVVSTHSLIDELWGMEPPRTAATTLQVYVSQLRKALADTVDDEREQPLLTRPPGYVIQVRPGELDLAVFESLRTRGRAAYEQRDFEAASRWLGESLDLWSGPALSGIPHGPSLETNAIRLNELRTEVLEQRIAADLLLGRHHELIGELMALANEFPMRETLQAHLMVALYRSGREAEALRTYHRARRTLINELGVEPGPTLTRLLDRVLAADPGLAWHDTPLRAPGTVSAGSPTRPGRAAPSLHRLPPRAAHFTGRDEELARGRRFLAAAAPGAARVLAVSGRPGVGKSSLAVQLAHSADGFADGRIHIGLRDAAGAAVPPETAMAMLLRRLRADEPAPDDPLPAGAEELGELLHRHTQGRDLLLVLDDAVSEAQVRPLLASVPDSMVVLTSRRTLAALDDVQHLVLDVLGPEEAERLLTDAGGPRMAQDPAAVAELARLCGRLPLALRVTAGGLAVRPHWTAAGLVKRLADERTRLSALTLGDLDVRSGLLAAYRDVPAPERAAFRLLGLAPLPDFRLWTAAALLGLDPPDAEGRLETLVRAHLLEARGRSGTQAPVSYGFHSLLRSLALEMLAEEPASVVPAAMDRLGRACVVLARRADALLAPGRDRLAASEGAGAERPPGFSPLTWFREESAGLLAVVRQTHAAGLWEPTSALASALSGYYEACARWDDWQVSHDLALDAARRSADVAAEASLVRSLGDLAWQRRRYDRAMGCYELGGRLFTRHGDRAGAGRCSSGEGDVLFGRGRVAEAGARYARALGAGRAQGDARGLADALRGLAFVALREGRPEEALRLLGECAEAAKAAGDERWHAYARRTGALVAETAEVSWSRLEVRPGVWLLDPSAG; encoded by the coding sequence ATGCGATTTCATGTGCTGGGCCCGGTCCGGATGGAACAGAGAACACCGTCCGCCGCCAAGCCCAGAGTCGTACTCGCCACGCTTCTGGTTCAGGGGAACAACGTCGTCTCCACCCACAGCCTGATCGACGAGCTGTGGGGCATGGAGCCGCCGCGCACCGCCGCGACCACACTCCAGGTGTACGTGTCGCAGTTGCGCAAGGCGCTGGCCGACACGGTGGACGACGAGCGGGAGCAGCCGCTCCTGACCAGGCCGCCCGGCTATGTGATCCAGGTGCGCCCGGGAGAGCTGGACCTCGCGGTGTTCGAGTCGCTGCGCACCCGGGGCCGTGCCGCCTACGAACAGCGGGACTTCGAGGCGGCCTCGCGGTGGCTCGGTGAGTCGCTGGACCTGTGGTCGGGGCCCGCGCTGTCCGGGATTCCGCACGGGCCTTCGCTGGAGACGAACGCCATACGGCTCAACGAACTGCGCACGGAGGTGCTGGAGCAGCGGATCGCGGCCGATCTCCTGCTGGGACGCCACCATGAGCTGATCGGCGAACTGATGGCGCTGGCCAACGAGTTCCCGATGCGGGAGACCCTGCAGGCCCATCTGATGGTCGCCCTGTACCGGTCGGGGCGGGAGGCGGAGGCCCTGCGGACCTACCACCGGGCGCGCCGGACGCTGATCAACGAACTGGGGGTCGAGCCCGGCCCCACGCTGACCCGGCTCCTGGACCGGGTACTGGCCGCCGACCCCGGGCTGGCCTGGCACGACACCCCGCTGCGGGCCCCCGGGACGGTCTCGGCGGGCTCCCCGACGCGGCCGGGCCGGGCCGCCCCGTCCCTGCACCGGCTGCCGCCGAGGGCGGCTCACTTCACCGGCCGGGACGAGGAACTGGCCCGGGGACGAAGGTTCCTGGCCGCCGCGGCCCCGGGCGCGGCCCGGGTGCTGGCGGTCTCGGGGAGGCCCGGGGTCGGCAAGTCCTCGCTGGCCGTCCAACTGGCACACTCCGCCGACGGGTTCGCCGACGGGAGGATTCACATCGGGCTGCGCGACGCGGCCGGGGCGGCCGTTCCGCCGGAGACGGCGATGGCGATGCTGCTGCGCCGGCTGCGGGCCGACGAACCGGCTCCGGACGACCCGCTGCCGGCCGGAGCCGAGGAGCTCGGCGAGCTCCTGCACCGGCACACCCAGGGCCGGGACCTGCTGCTCGTCCTCGACGACGCGGTGTCCGAGGCCCAGGTGCGGCCGCTGCTCGCGTCCGTACCGGACAGCATGGTCGTGCTGACCAGCCGCCGGACACTGGCGGCGCTGGACGACGTGCAGCATCTGGTCCTCGATGTGCTCGGCCCCGAGGAGGCCGAGCGGCTCCTGACCGACGCGGGCGGGCCGCGCATGGCGCAGGACCCGGCGGCGGTCGCCGAGCTGGCGCGGCTGTGCGGCCGGCTGCCGCTCGCCCTGCGCGTGACGGCCGGCGGCCTGGCGGTCCGGCCGCACTGGACCGCGGCCGGGCTGGTGAAGCGGCTGGCCGACGAACGGACCCGGCTGTCCGCGCTGACGCTGGGCGATCTGGACGTGCGCAGCGGGCTGCTGGCCGCCTACCGGGACGTCCCGGCCCCCGAGCGGGCGGCGTTCCGGCTGCTCGGTCTCGCCCCGCTGCCGGACTTCCGGCTGTGGACCGCGGCCGCGTTGCTCGGCCTGGATCCGCCCGATGCCGAAGGACGGCTGGAGACGCTCGTGCGGGCGCATCTCCTGGAGGCGCGGGGGCGTTCAGGGACGCAGGCTCCGGTGAGCTACGGATTCCACTCACTGCTGAGGTCGCTGGCCCTGGAGATGCTGGCCGAGGAACCCGCGTCCGTCGTGCCGGCCGCGATGGACCGGCTCGGCCGGGCGTGTGTCGTGCTGGCGCGCCGGGCGGACGCGTTGCTCGCCCCCGGCCGGGACCGGCTCGCGGCGTCCGAGGGGGCCGGTGCCGAGCGGCCGCCGGGGTTCTCGCCGCTGACGTGGTTCCGGGAGGAGTCCGCCGGTCTGCTGGCGGTCGTACGGCAGACGCATGCGGCCGGGCTGTGGGAGCCGACGAGCGCCCTGGCGTCCGCCCTGAGCGGGTACTACGAGGCGTGTGCGCGCTGGGACGACTGGCAGGTCAGCCACGATCTGGCGCTCGACGCGGCGCGGCGCTCCGCAGACGTGGCCGCGGAGGCGTCCCTGGTGCGGTCCCTGGGTGATCTGGCCTGGCAGCGCCGCCGGTACGACCGGGCCATGGGCTGCTACGAGCTCGGCGGCCGGCTGTTCACCCGGCACGGCGACCGGGCCGGAGCGGGCCGTTGCTCCAGCGGCGAGGGCGACGTGCTGTTCGGCCGGGGCCGGGTGGCGGAGGCCGGGGCCCGGTACGCGCGGGCGCTGGGCGCGGGCCGTGCGCAGGGTGACGCGCGGGGCCTGGCGGACGCGCTGCGCGGGCTCGCCTTCGTGGCGCTGCGCGAGGGGCGCCCCGAGGAGGCGCTGCGCCTGCTCGGCGAGTGCGCCGAGGCGGCGAAGGCGGCGGGCGACGAGCGCTGGCACGCCTACGCGCGGCGGACCGGCGCCCTGGTGGCCGAGACGGCCGAGGTGTCGTGGTCCCGGCTGGAAGTGCGCCCAGGGGTCTGGCTGCTGGACCCGTCGGCGGGCTGA
- a CDS encoding alpha/beta fold hydrolase, giving the protein MSEAAGPKRAPGRTGSPIRLRHRTVHGYRRAFRMAGKGDAVLLIHGIGASSDTWSDVMPDLARNYRVIAPDLLGHGESEKPRADYSLPAYANGMRDLLGVLGIERATLIGHSLGGAVAMQFAYQFPERCERLVLVGTGGIGRQVTPLLRAASLPGAQFLLQGLRLPTMRRQFEMAVKVLQRLGNGLGVDAPDLLRVVDALPDAHARNAFIRTLRAVVDWRGQVGTMLDRCYLAQGMPTMLLWGGRDQVVPALHAGLGHVSMPGSRLEIFENSGHFPFRSEPDRFLEVVRDFIATTQPAAYSAEQWRRMLRTRRPALDGSLPSDNPATPSVRVLRPAQ; this is encoded by the coding sequence ATGAGCGAGGCGGCCGGACCGAAGAGAGCCCCCGGGCGCACCGGCTCCCCGATCCGGCTCCGCCACCGCACCGTGCACGGCTACCGGCGGGCGTTCCGCATGGCCGGCAAGGGCGACGCGGTACTGCTCATCCACGGCATCGGCGCCTCCTCCGACACGTGGAGCGACGTCATGCCGGACCTGGCCAGGAACTACCGGGTCATCGCCCCCGACCTGCTGGGCCACGGCGAGTCCGAGAAGCCCAGGGCCGACTACTCACTGCCGGCGTACGCCAACGGCATGCGGGACCTGCTGGGCGTCCTCGGCATCGAACGGGCCACCCTCATCGGGCACTCGCTCGGTGGCGCGGTGGCCATGCAGTTCGCCTACCAGTTCCCCGAGCGCTGCGAGCGGCTCGTGCTCGTCGGCACCGGCGGCATCGGCCGGCAGGTCACCCCGCTGCTCCGAGCGGCCTCGCTGCCGGGCGCCCAGTTCCTGCTCCAGGGGCTGCGGCTGCCGACCATGCGCCGGCAGTTCGAAATGGCGGTCAAGGTCCTGCAGCGCCTCGGCAACGGCCTCGGTGTCGACGCCCCCGACCTGCTCCGGGTGGTGGACGCGCTGCCGGACGCGCACGCCCGCAACGCCTTCATCCGCACCCTGCGCGCGGTGGTCGACTGGCGCGGCCAGGTCGGCACGATGCTCGACCGCTGCTACCTCGCCCAGGGCATGCCCACGATGCTCCTGTGGGGCGGCCGCGACCAGGTGGTCCCCGCACTCCACGCGGGCCTGGGCCATGTGTCGATGCCCGGCAGCCGGCTGGAGATCTTCGAGAACTCGGGCCACTTCCCGTTCCGTTCCGAACCCGACCGCTTCCTCGAAGTCGTACGCGACTTCATCGCCACCACGCAGCCCGCCGCCTACAGCGCCGAGCAGTGGCGCCGGATGCTCCGCACCCGTCGGCCCGCCCTGGACGGCTCCCTCCCGAGCGACAACCCCGCCACCCCCTCGGTCCGGGTGCTGCGGCCCGCCCAGTAG
- a CDS encoding alpha/beta fold hydrolase: MNHLEELKEFARLHARSQGMDPQHTTRLLGRITNDTEGDPASWTSVWTGAGRAAAADGELLSACSHFALARFPHHGDPARQEAQRLGVETFDTWRQGQRDIERVELKLPGGEVACWASGLDAARPRPLLVVMGGIVSVKEQWARLLPLLRRLGFAAVVTEFPGVGENTTAYRPDSWRLLTELMDRLAGRADTSDTSMLTLSFSGHLALRAAAEDPRIRRVLTVGAPVAEFFTDETWWPKVPGITADTLVRLTESAGRDELRATLAEFALTAGQLRDVRVPVRYVASARDEIIPASDQRLLLGTAPDVRVKVFDDVHGSPAHLGAMRRWLIGSLLRARLTRRRAPGPSRPVTQSRRQS; encoded by the coding sequence GTGAACCACCTTGAGGAACTGAAAGAGTTCGCCCGGCTGCACGCCCGCAGTCAGGGCATGGACCCCCAGCACACCACCCGGCTCCTCGGCCGGATCACCAACGACACGGAGGGCGACCCCGCCTCCTGGACCTCGGTATGGACCGGGGCGGGACGGGCGGCCGCCGCGGACGGCGAACTGCTCAGTGCCTGCAGTCACTTCGCACTGGCCAGGTTCCCGCACCACGGGGACCCCGCCCGCCAGGAGGCACAGCGGCTGGGGGTGGAGACCTTCGACACCTGGCGGCAAGGACAGCGCGACATCGAACGCGTGGAGCTGAAACTCCCCGGCGGAGAGGTGGCCTGCTGGGCCTCCGGCCTCGACGCGGCCCGCCCCAGGCCCCTGCTCGTCGTCATGGGCGGCATCGTCAGCGTCAAGGAACAGTGGGCACGGCTGCTGCCGCTGCTGCGGCGCCTGGGCTTCGCCGCGGTGGTGACCGAGTTCCCCGGCGTGGGCGAGAACACCACCGCCTACCGGCCCGACTCCTGGCGGCTGCTCACCGAGCTGATGGACCGGCTCGCCGGACGGGCCGACACCTCGGACACGTCCATGCTGACCCTCAGCTTCAGCGGCCACCTCGCCCTGCGGGCCGCCGCCGAGGACCCGCGCATCCGGCGGGTCCTGACCGTGGGCGCCCCGGTCGCGGAGTTCTTCACCGACGAGACCTGGTGGCCGAAGGTCCCCGGCATCACCGCGGACACCCTGGTCCGGCTCACCGAATCCGCCGGCCGCGACGAACTGCGCGCCACGCTGGCGGAGTTCGCCCTCACCGCCGGTCAGCTGCGGGACGTCCGGGTTCCGGTGCGGTACGTGGCCAGCGCCCGGGACGAGATCATCCCGGCCTCGGACCAGCGGCTCCTGCTCGGCACGGCCCCCGACGTACGGGTCAAGGTCTTCGACGATGTGCACGGCTCGCCCGCCCACCTGGGCGCGATGCGGCGCTGGCTGATCGGATCACTGCTCCGCGCACGACTCACGCGGCGACGCGCTCCCGGCCCGTCCCGGCCGGTCACCCAGTCAAGGAGGCAGTCATGA
- a CDS encoding 4'-phosphopantetheinyl transferase superfamily protein — MTAPGKQPPSRTFGEPILISGPDGDWNRVRADLAEHACAVLYARLDDWRPERAGGPRLRALLGRDWARYLDLTHPEVRTRFASSRVLLKFAAAAALRVPPQSVELGYTPSGRPYLRGYDGVQISLSHTENLLLVGLATGAVIGVDAERSDRVLYGPNLGRHLCTPREVELIEAMDPAERDTALIRLWTLKEAYSKAIGLGMQFRFTDFGFETDGTPTEVRRPDGTPGTGTEWAFRTFYLDDEYTISVATGDSGFGGTGDTQAHTTLDGGIVDALTEALGDDETEAGAENEWW, encoded by the coding sequence ATGACGGCTCCAGGGAAGCAGCCCCCGAGCCGGACGTTCGGTGAACCGATCCTGATCTCCGGACCCGACGGAGACTGGAACAGGGTCCGGGCCGACCTGGCGGAACACGCCTGCGCGGTGCTGTACGCACGGCTGGACGACTGGCGCCCGGAACGGGCCGGCGGGCCCCGGCTGCGGGCCCTGCTGGGCCGGGACTGGGCCCGCTACCTGGACCTGACCCACCCGGAAGTCCGCACCAGGTTCGCCTCCTCGCGGGTGCTGCTCAAGTTCGCGGCCGCCGCGGCGCTGCGCGTGCCTCCGCAGTCGGTGGAGCTGGGCTACACGCCGTCCGGCCGGCCCTACCTGCGCGGCTACGACGGCGTGCAGATCAGCCTCAGCCACACCGAGAACCTGCTCCTGGTGGGACTCGCCACCGGCGCGGTCATCGGAGTGGACGCGGAACGCTCCGACCGCGTGCTGTACGGCCCCAACCTCGGCCGCCACCTGTGCACCCCGCGCGAGGTCGAGCTGATCGAGGCCATGGACCCCGCCGAACGGGATACCGCACTGATCCGGCTCTGGACGCTCAAAGAGGCGTACAGCAAGGCGATCGGCCTCGGCATGCAGTTCCGCTTCACCGATTTCGGCTTCGAGACGGACGGCACGCCCACGGAGGTGCGCCGCCCCGACGGCACACCGGGCACCGGCACCGAATGGGCCTTTCGCACCTTCTATCTCGACGACGAGTACACCATCAGCGTCGCCACCGGCGACTCCGGCTTCGGGGGCACCGGGGACACCCAGGCGCACACCACGCTGGACGGCGGAATCGTCGACGCCCTCACCGAGGCGCTCGGCGACGACGAGACGGAGGCCGGCGCCGAGAACGAATGGTGGTGA